From Bactrocera oleae isolate idBacOlea1 chromosome 4, idBacOlea1, whole genome shotgun sequence:
ATTTCGGTTTATTGTTCTCGCTTAGTTCGCGTTTAATCTCTTGTTTCATTCACAAATCTCGTGTATTGCTGATAAGACTTTTCTACTTCTCGATGTACATACGTTCTTTAAAGGAAAAATgtgaacttttttaaaatttgtcgaGTATATACTACAATGGATGCtgatagaaaaatttatataaagtaaatactGTTTTTCGGAGTAAgtaaatacttgtagtttaCAGTTTTCATAAAATGACTAAGTGACAACAGAAGTAACAGGACAgtcttttttttacaatttcgaaTCTTGCATTTTTGGAACTATCCAGTCAATAATATTCGCTCTGTTGAAATCATTTTTGTAAATCTCCTTTGAATTCcagaagatttaagtttttaaaaaaaaaatcagaaaaatttctcGCAGTGCTTATTAAGCACTAGAAAATGAAATGTCCGGCTTAACGGAAATGCTGAAACTGGAACTGGCGTTTCGAGAAAACGAATGGAATTCGCTTGGAACACATCAAAGTCGTGTAGAATTCACAATCGAATTCAGTACGAAACACGTTGTCTTCTTCGACAGAACAGAATTAGCAAACCGCGCTTCAACAAAttcaatacaaaattcaaatgcgAAAATTTAGCTGAAATTCATATAGAAAACAACAACTATAATAATAGACCaaacatattgttgttgtaaatataaaaCGTTTCGGTGCGTATTAAGCCATTGATAAGCGTGGAGCAATAACACGAGACCAATAAACCCTATCTACAgcgattgttttaaaaatagcttGTGACAAGAAGAAGATAATTtgttacacaaaaacaaaaaccaacaaataAACGAAAATAGAAACTGTAATCACACAACAATTGGATCGAATTTAAAGTTTGAATTTTGATTTCGAAAAGCCAAGACGCACTCTTAACGATGAAGCAACAGAGTAATCTACTAAAACTATCGACTGCTTTAACGATTGCGGCCTATGTTATAACGACCACGTATGCCATCTCGAGTACATGGGGCAACATCTCGAATTCTGCGCAGTTGTTGCACGTGGAGGATGTTTTCAATGCGTCATCGCCTGGCAAATATGTGAATCGTGAAATTAAATTTCCCAAAAATGTAAGGAAGCTACGACTATCGCATGCCTTTAAGGTTATGAGAGCAAAGTGAAGTTaattgtggttgttgtggtGGGGAAACTGTGCAAATCTATGCTGATATTAGGTTGAGAATATCAATCGCATGCgtcatttagttaatttttggaattttcacaATAGACGGTACTTGCAGAAGGGGATTTTTCGCCTTATCTTTATCAGTGGTGCTTATCTAATCTCTAATAAAAATCGATTTGCACCTACTTGCGAAATAGGCATTACTAAATGTGCAGTGTTTTTCGCACGACGTAATCTTAAACCGGTGATACAATAATTATCTCGCCCCGTTGGCCAAAGTTGATCTCCTCCTATCATTTTTCTGCGTGGTTTTGGTAGAGCtacaaaacaaaccaaaaaaaaaaaaaaaacaattatagcAAGTGCGCTAAGCGAAATTTCGCACGGAAACCGCGGTCAGTTTTAGACGCTtatattacatatgtgtatagagTCGTTGCTCAAAGGtccaatttttttcacaaaatgtgaatataaatttttcaacattctTTGATTTACTCTCCAATTTTAACGCTTTCATTTTCTTCAACATAATTATATGGAGACTTATATACTGTTTAagtattcttcttcttcttcgtatatttttttgtgaaattgcgCACCGGAAATATTTCGCAAAAGTCGGTTGCCCTGATAAGCTACGCAGTGGTGGCGATTCTAAAGCTTGGAGAGGTTTTACACATGCGATTCATAaacttatattaatatatacatatgaagaatatatattttgtttcaaatttaataCAACATATTGGAAATGCAAAACTTAATCAAGCAAAGCGAAAGTCAGGCTTCAAAATGTTgatcaaaaaacaaattttactcgaaatttaagaataaatttaataaaaaatgtgacaAAAATTTGGTGGCTGCTctaatattataaaacatatatacgaAACTATGCTGCTGCCACTAAATCCGCCTTGACCGCAAGGTCAGCAcgttttgcgaattttttcatattttctgtttttttgccAAAAGTATAAATAGTTGCTATAGCAAACGATAAGAATTGTATGCGAGGACCTATCgtgaaattaaaagcaaatttgaATTAAAGTTTCGAACGCattgaaagcaataaaatatcaGCTTGGAATTATTTCGTTTTTGTTATGAAGCCTACCAGACGATATCAGAAAAGATAATATTGTTAGTGTTTCTTATTTTgcgaaatacaatattttattctatGATCGTCGTATTAGCCAGCTCTCCCTGTTCAATGCGAGAAACTTGAAAGAGCATAGAAAGACAACTCAGGTGTATGGGGGCGTAGCCATAGACCTTGCGGATATTGACCTTGAAACAACCAGAGCGTATAGTGACTAGTTTTAAATATagattatttactttttgttgattttaaaaaattttatataagattagctttaaaaaaataacgtttCACACTGCATCTAACACTTGTGACTAACAGCATATTATCTCAGGTGTCTGGCAACTgggatatataagtataagaaaGTATACATTGCTAATATATTTCCAATGAGCCTGCTAAGTTATGCTCAGGTTTTAGAGAGCACACCGATTGCATGacgattaaatttttgttatttttgggaAAAGCTTTTGAAACGACAGCCcttaaatatacacaaataataaCCAATTCACTCtggttattaataatttaatattaaatattaatttcaaaacattGTCAGATATATACAAATACCAGCCTTAAGTCAACAGCGTTAACAATTGTTTTGAGAAAAGctagaaaatatagaaatacTCCAAAAAAGTTTCAGTATATGCCGTACTTCCAAAGTTTTCATAACAGTTTCCGTCCAGCAATGAACATGCAACTTAACTTCGACTTTCCACAATTCGCGCTCTACTCAAAAGCATTTTTTTGAAAtcacttatatttatttgaataacaaTTTGCTTCAATTCCATTAAATCTTCGATTATTCAGGGCGTTGGCAATGGACGCATCATCACCGGCATACGCGCCTTCGATCAGGTGACAAATGGCACCGGTGGCCACGCCACCATATACTCGGGTGGACCCGGTTTCAATAATGTTACCATCA
This genomic window contains:
- the LOC106627303 gene encoding probable salivary secreted peptide, whose protein sequence is MKQQSNLLKLSTALTIAAYVITTTYAISSTWGNISNSAQLLHVEDVFNASSPGKYVNREIKFPKNGVGNGRIITGIRAFDQVTNGTGGHATIYSGGPGFNNVTIKLQSQYNYGLMFRVEIYGQ